One window of the Halarcobacter mediterraneus genome contains the following:
- the lpoB gene encoding penicillin-binding protein activator LpoB, protein MKKIRFLVVTIFLIVFFTACSTKSHYVGEGTKEKSPITLGLDSRDFEKAASNMVKSLLESGTLNRNDTNKSVLMISDILNDTTQRVNVKMLTKKIRVAILKSGKAIVTTALGTQRDDTAQEVRKLRGNEEFRQDTIAKKHTLYAPNLSLSGEILQRVSRTDDDDQYVEYYFQMTLTNIESGLAIWEDETIIEKVGSNDSVIW, encoded by the coding sequence ATGAAAAAAATAAGGTTTTTAGTTGTAACAATTTTTTTAATAGTGTTTTTTACAGCTTGCTCTACAAAAAGTCATTATGTAGGAGAAGGAACAAAAGAGAAATCTCCTATAACGTTAGGATTAGATAGTAGAGACTTTGAAAAAGCAGCTAGTAATATGGTCAAATCTTTACTTGAAAGTGGGACCTTAAATAGAAATGATACAAATAAATCAGTTCTTATGATAAGTGATATATTGAATGATACAACACAGCGAGTTAATGTAAAAATGTTAACTAAAAAGATTAGAGTTGCTATTTTGAAATCAGGAAAAGCAATAGTAACAACAGCCCTAGGAACCCAAAGAGATGATACTGCACAAGAAGTAAGAAAATTAAGAGGGAATGAAGAGTTTAGACAAGATACAATTGCAAAAAAACATACTCTTTATGCTCCTAATTTATCTTTATCAGGTGAAATTTTACAAAGAGTATCTAGAACAGACGATGATGATCAATATGTTGAATATTATTTTCAAATGACTTTAACAAATATAGAATCAGGTTTAGCTATTTGGGAAGATGAAACTATTATTGAAAAAGTTGGTTCAAACGATAGTGTAATTTGGTAG
- a CDS encoding winged helix-turn-helix transcriptional regulator: MEAKIYNCFFQLATDMIGGKWKGMVLWALKKGVKRNGELKKLIPYISQKMLTQQLRELEDVGIVKRIVYPVIPPKVEYELTKDGEKLIPILQKLHDWGKEYAKEHEINLTKDANCVIE; this comes from the coding sequence ATGGAAGCAAAGATTTACAACTGTTTTTTTCAACTTGCAACAGATATGATTGGAGGAAAATGGAAAGGTATGGTTCTTTGGGCTTTAAAAAAAGGTGTGAAAAGAAATGGAGAACTTAAAAAACTAATACCATACATTAGTCAAAAAATGTTAACTCAACAATTAAGAGAACTAGAAGATGTAGGAATTGTAAAAAGGATTGTTTATCCAGTCATTCCTCCAAAGGTTGAATATGAATTAACAAAAGACGGTGAGAAACTAATTCCTATTTTACAAAAACTCCATGATTGGGGTAAAGAGTATGCAAAAGAACATGAAATAAATTTAACAAAAGATGCAAATTGTGTGATTGAATAA
- a CDS encoding ABC transporter permease: MKTISFFNLSLIFLPLFFVWFYYYKWTNDKTDILISTLRMLIQLLIIGYLLVFIFKTDDIKIGIGILLFMLFVSSWITLRNTKDKSITHYKQIVLSVFVSSFINLLLIVYFILQLEKIYEPQYVIPIAGMVFASTMNALSLAIERFEKEIERTNFFEARKIAFKACMIPQINSLLAVGLVSLPGMMTGQILSGVDPLVAVRYQIMIMAMTLSSAGISSIVYFSIKNNKL, from the coding sequence ATGAAAACTATCTCATTTTTTAATTTATCTTTGATTTTTCTTCCTTTATTTTTTGTTTGGTTTTATTATTATAAATGGACAAATGATAAAACTGATATACTTATTTCAACTCTTAGAATGCTAATACAACTTTTAATTATAGGATATCTATTAGTTTTTATTTTTAAAACAGATGATATAAAAATAGGAATAGGTATACTTCTTTTTATGCTTTTTGTAAGCTCTTGGATTACTTTACGAAATACAAAAGATAAAAGTATTACTCATTATAAACAGATAGTTTTATCAGTTTTTGTATCAAGTTTCATAAATTTACTTTTAATTGTTTATTTTATTTTACAGTTAGAAAAAATATATGAACCTCAATATGTCATACCCATTGCAGGAATGGTTTTTGCAAGTACAATGAATGCCTTATCCTTGGCAATTGAGCGATTTGAAAAAGAAATAGAAAGAACGAACTTTTTTGAAGCAAGAAAAATAGCTTTTAAAGCCTGTATGATACCCCAAATAAATTCCTTACTTGCTGTAGGATTAGTCTCTTTGCCGGGAATGATGACGGGACAAATTTTATCAGGAGTTGATCCTTTGGTTGCAGTTAGATATCAAATTATGATAATGGCAATGACACTCTCAAGTGCAGGAATAAGTTCAATTGTTTACTTTTCAATTAAAAATAACAAATTATAA
- a CDS encoding NAD(P)H-dependent glycerol-3-phosphate dehydrogenase — MAEKSIAVIGAGKWGQALHFALSQNQKCLITSRTKRDIKDFVDLQTALDCEYLVIAIPAQEIREWLQENFVFSGQKILVAAKGIEASTGEFLNEIYEEFIPRKNIGFISGPSFASEVMQALPAAIVINSKSRKLYKEVSPMFPRFLKTYYSDDVIGAEVCGAYKNVIAIASGICQGLKLGNNARASLISRGLVEMQRFGKEFGARKSSFIGLSGAGDLFLTASSELSRNFRVGLGLAQGKALKTILEELGEVAEGVKTSEAIHKLSKKYKIYTPIANEVKLILEGKSAQDSLKDLLKS; from the coding sequence ATGGCTGAAAAATCTATTGCAGTAATAGGAGCAGGTAAATGGGGACAAGCACTTCATTTTGCCCTTAGCCAAAATCAAAAATGTTTAATAACTTCAAGAACAAAAAGAGATATTAAAGATTTTGTAGACTTACAAACTGCTTTAGATTGTGAATATTTAGTTATTGCTATTCCTGCTCAAGAAATTAGAGAATGGTTACAAGAAAACTTTGTTTTTTCAGGACAAAAAATACTTGTTGCAGCAAAGGGTATTGAAGCAAGTACAGGTGAATTTTTAAATGAAATTTATGAAGAGTTTATTCCTAGAAAAAATATAGGATTTATTTCAGGACCATCTTTTGCAAGTGAAGTTATGCAAGCTTTACCTGCTGCTATTGTAATTAACTCAAAATCAAGAAAGTTATATAAAGAAGTTTCTCCTATGTTTCCAAGATTCTTAAAAACATATTATTCAGATGATGTAATTGGGGCAGAAGTTTGTGGAGCTTATAAAAATGTAATTGCAATTGCTAGTGGAATTTGTCAAGGTTTAAAACTAGGAAATAATGCAAGAGCTTCACTTATTTCAAGAGGGCTTGTTGAGATGCAAAGATTTGGAAAAGAGTTTGGTGCAAGAAAATCAAGTTTTATAGGTCTTAGTGGTGCAGGGGATTTATTTTTAACTGCAAGTAGCGAACTTAGTAGAAATTTTAGAGTTGGACTCGGACTTGCACAAGGAAAAGCTTTAAAAACAATACTAGAAGAGCTTGGAGAGGTTGCAGAAGGTGTTAAAACTTCAGAAGCAATACACAAACTTTCAAAAAAGTATAAAATCTATACTCCTATCGCAAATGAAGTTAAGCTTATTCTTGAAGGTAAAAGTGCTCAAGATAGTCTTAAGGATTTACTTAAAAGTTAG
- a CDS encoding winged helix-turn-helix transcriptional regulator has translation MTKKIETEEKIEKCPVETALDILAGKWKILILWYLRRETLRFSELQRMLPKVTQKMLVQKLRELEKDGIIHREVYPIVPPKVEYSLTEYGETLKPILKQMYLWGEIHKKKLNKKF, from the coding sequence ATGACAAAAAAAATTGAAACTGAAGAAAAAATTGAAAAATGCCCTGTTGAAACTGCTCTTGATATTTTAGCAGGAAAGTGGAAAATTTTAATTTTATGGTATTTAAGAAGAGAAACTTTGAGGTTTAGTGAATTGCAAAGAATGCTTCCTAAAGTTACTCAAAAAATGTTAGTTCAAAAACTAAGAGAGTTAGAAAAAGATGGAATAATTCATAGAGAAGTCTATCCTATAGTTCCTCCAAAGGTTGAATACTCTTTAACAGAATATGGAGAAACTTTAAAACCTATACTAAAACAAATGTATCTTTGGGGAGAAATTCATAAAAAAAAGTTAAATAAAAAATTTTAG
- a CDS encoding COG3014 family protein — protein sequence MKNSILLFIIVLFFNGCVAITGHNQTMRELDKVFLSNSCNYEIINEKIEDNEDILFWSLQGGSLARNCKDYKRSNEFFDKAEQEYKKIDIQNTLKNISQGTKEVLVNNNINAYEGNIYERIMVNTYKALNFASLGDHSNARVEFNRTLDRQRRAKEFFEDEIKKKKEQLYKQESQTIKKLVENPKSQNIVYSQYKNLLSDFQAYPNFINPFSSYLAGIYFFLQKDYQKARTLFKESLQMNPDNKQIKEDYLLNERFLKNEKDTTNYLWLIYENGQGIYKEEKRLDLPLFLVSNRVLYTAIALPSLKERNYSYDYLQIKNQKTIEICSMDTIIKTEFKKEFPLILSQAILNSLTKTLAQYEFQRKSDALGSFLSIMYQGLTTRADVRIWNNLPKSFESKRIELKENPIIIKDDNENIIELISIPKGKNAIIYIKSEIRGKNTVHSILY from the coding sequence ATGAAAAATTCAATTCTTTTATTTATTATTGTATTATTTTTTAACGGTTGTGTAGCAATTACGGGGCACAATCAAACAATGAGAGAATTGGATAAAGTATTTCTTTCTAACTCTTGTAATTATGAAATAATTAATGAAAAAATAGAAGATAATGAGGATATTTTATTTTGGAGCCTTCAAGGAGGTTCCTTAGCAAGAAATTGTAAAGATTACAAAAGAAGTAATGAATTTTTTGATAAAGCAGAACAAGAGTATAAAAAAATAGATATTCAAAATACTTTGAAAAATATTTCTCAAGGAACAAAAGAGGTTCTTGTAAATAACAATATAAATGCTTATGAGGGAAATATTTATGAAAGAATAATGGTTAATACTTATAAAGCATTAAATTTTGCTAGTTTAGGTGACCATTCAAATGCAAGGGTGGAGTTTAACCGAACTTTAGACAGACAAAGAAGAGCAAAAGAATTTTTTGAAGATGAAATTAAAAAGAAAAAAGAACAACTTTATAAACAAGAATCTCAAACTATTAAGAAACTTGTAGAAAACCCAAAAAGCCAAAATATAGTATATAGTCAGTATAAGAATTTATTAAGTGATTTTCAAGCTTACCCTAATTTTATAAATCCTTTTTCTTCATATCTTGCTGGTATTTATTTCTTTTTACAAAAGGATTATCAAAAAGCAAGAACTCTTTTTAAAGAATCATTACAAATGAATCCAGATAATAAGCAAATAAAAGAAGATTACCTATTAAATGAAAGATTTTTAAAAAATGAAAAAGATACAACTAATTATCTTTGGCTTATATATGAAAATGGGCAAGGAATATATAAGGAAGAAAAAAGATTAGACCTTCCTTTATTTTTAGTTAGTAATAGAGTTCTTTATACTGCTATTGCTCTTCCTAGTTTGAAAGAAAGAAATTATTCTTATGATTATCTACAGATAAAAAATCAAAAAACTATAGAAATTTGCAGTATGGATACTATTATAAAAACAGAGTTTAAAAAAGAGTTTCCTCTTATTCTTTCGCAGGCAATTTTAAATTCATTAACAAAAACTTTAGCACAGTATGAATTTCAAAGGAAATCAGATGCTTTAGGAAGCTTTCTTTCTATTATGTATCAAGGATTAACAACAAGAGCAGATGTAAGAATATGGAATAATCTTCCCAAATCTTTTGAAAGTAAAAGAATAGAATTAAAAGAAAATCCTATTATTATAAAAGATGACAATGAAAATATAATTGAATTAATTTCTATTCCTAAGGGAAAAAATGCCATTATCTATATAAAATCTGAAATTAGAGGGAAAAATACTGTTCATAGTATTTTATATTAA
- a CDS encoding YhdH/YhfP family quinone oxidoreductase, with product MKALVVEKVEEKKFHCGVKEVEIPTLEENEVLIKVSYSGLNYKDALSSIGNPGVTRVFPHITGVDLAGTIEKSSSEKFKEGEKVVVTGYDLGMNTNGGHSEYVKVPASWVVNIPVGISDKEIMTYGTAGLTAALSVNELLNNGITEGKILVTGATGGVGSIAVSILNKLGFEVTAISGKEDKIPFLKELGASEVILRNDFDIENKRPMGSEKYDGVIDTVGGNILAEALKIVKYDGVATCCGLTSSFQLNTNVFPFILRGVRLIGIDSVECKIEKKIKAWEKLANEFAIDTLENLTTEISLEEIKEAYDKLLQGKAVGRYLVKI from the coding sequence ATGAAAGCATTAGTAGTAGAAAAAGTTGAAGAAAAAAAGTTTCATTGTGGAGTTAAAGAAGTTGAAATTCCAACTTTAGAAGAAAATGAAGTTTTAATAAAGGTTTCATATTCTGGTTTAAACTATAAAGATGCATTAAGTTCAATAGGTAATCCAGGTGTAACAAGAGTTTTTCCTCATATTACAGGGGTAGATTTAGCAGGAACAATTGAAAAAAGTTCAAGTGAAAAATTTAAAGAAGGAGAAAAAGTTGTTGTTACTGGCTATGATTTAGGAATGAATACAAATGGTGGACATAGTGAATATGTAAAAGTACCAGCTTCATGGGTAGTTAATATTCCTGTAGGAATAAGTGATAAAGAGATTATGACTTATGGAACAGCAGGATTAACAGCAGCTTTATCTGTAAATGAACTTTTAAATAATGGTATTACAGAAGGGAAAATCTTAGTAACAGGTGCAACAGGAGGGGTTGGAAGTATTGCTGTTAGTATTTTAAATAAGCTTGGATTTGAAGTGACTGCAATTTCAGGGAAAGAAGATAAAATTCCATTTTTAAAAGAGCTTGGAGCTTCTGAAGTAATTCTAAGAAATGATTTTGATATTGAAAACAAAAGACCAATGGGGAGTGAAAAGTATGATGGAGTTATTGATACTGTTGGTGGAAATATTTTAGCTGAAGCTTTAAAAATAGTAAAATATGATGGAGTTGCTACTTGTTGTGGATTAACTTCTTCCTTTCAATTAAATACAAATGTATTTCCTTTTATTTTAAGAGGAGTTAGACTTATAGGAATTGATTCAGTTGAATGTAAAATAGAAAAAAAGATTAAAGCTTGGGAAAAATTAGCTAATGAGTTTGCAATAGATACACTAGAAAATTTAACAACAGAAATTAGCTTAGAAGAAATAAAAGAAGCTTATGATAAATTACTACAAGGAAAAGCAGTAGGAAGGTATTTAGTTAAAATATAA